In a single window of the Phycisphaerales bacterium genome:
- a CDS encoding HlyC/CorC family transporter, which yields MIGVLGLALLGLTLYVSTLVYTIRTFSRSKLAALLTNGHRERWLTWLDRVDWELQTVLGLFRLSLHLGMLGFVLHLFVAHLSRETSFWLGVESGAVTLLVLAIFSIAVPHALAVHAGERILAASLHLLMVMRWIFWPMGRVFDGVEFVVRRLLGKADFNDEEESERVEQEILDAVSEGEAYGAVDEEKKEMIESVFELDETPVTAIMTPRTDIHALPANATYDDVRAMILSTGHSRIPVYEGTIDHIVGVVYAKDLLRLNSDEPFDVRTVMRTAPYVPETKTIDALLDEFRATRVQIAIVLDEYGGTAGLCTIEDILEELVGEIDDEYDQSPPPAMNRLDETTLEVDARVHISEINAELDIELPEEEDYETIGGFVFATLGKIPAAGEEFVHGNIHVQIVEAEPRRIKRLRLHVQRERAQAS from the coding sequence TTGATAGGCGTCCTCGGGCTGGCCCTGCTGGGTCTGACGCTGTATGTCTCGACGCTGGTCTACACGATTCGAACGTTTTCACGGTCGAAGCTGGCAGCGTTGTTGACCAACGGTCATCGCGAGCGCTGGCTGACCTGGCTTGACCGGGTGGACTGGGAACTGCAGACGGTTCTCGGCTTGTTTCGACTCAGTCTGCACCTGGGCATGCTGGGCTTCGTCCTGCATCTCTTCGTCGCGCACTTGTCCCGGGAGACCAGCTTCTGGCTGGGGGTGGAGAGTGGGGCCGTCACACTGCTCGTGTTGGCGATCTTCTCCATCGCCGTACCGCACGCGCTGGCCGTGCATGCCGGCGAACGCATTCTCGCGGCGAGTCTGCACCTGTTGATGGTGATGCGATGGATCTTCTGGCCCATGGGGCGCGTCTTTGATGGCGTCGAGTTCGTCGTGCGGCGACTGCTCGGCAAGGCCGACTTCAACGATGAGGAGGAAAGTGAGCGCGTCGAGCAGGAGATCCTCGATGCCGTGTCCGAGGGTGAGGCCTACGGTGCGGTCGATGAAGAGAAGAAGGAGATGATCGAGTCCGTCTTCGAACTCGATGAGACGCCCGTTACCGCGATCATGACGCCGCGGACGGACATTCACGCCCTGCCCGCCAACGCGACTTACGACGACGTGCGGGCAATGATCCTGAGTACCGGACACTCGCGGATCCCGGTGTACGAGGGCACGATCGACCACATCGTGGGGGTGGTTTACGCCAAGGATCTCCTCCGGCTCAACTCCGATGAGCCGTTCGATGTGCGAACCGTCATGCGCACGGCGCCCTACGTCCCGGAAACCAAGACGATCGACGCGCTGCTGGACGAGTTCCGTGCTACGCGGGTACAGATCGCCATCGTGCTTGACGAGTACGGTGGCACGGCCGGCCTTTGCACGATCGAGGACATCCTTGAAGAACTCGTCGGTGAAATCGACGACGAGTACGACCAGAGCCCGCCACCCGCCATGAACCGGCTGGACGAGACCACGCTGGAGGTCGATGCGCGCGTCCACATCAGCGAAATCAACGCTGAACTCGATATTGAATTGCCGGAGGAAGAAGACTACGAGACCATTGGTGGCTTTGTTTTCGCCACGCTTGGAAAGATCCCAGCGGCCGGCGAGGAGTTCGTTCACGGCAACATTCACGTGCAGATCGTCGAAGCCGAGCCGCGCCGCATCAAGCGGCTGCGCCTGCACGTACAGCGCGAGCGCGCCCAGGCGAGTTGA